A region from the Paraurantiacibacter namhicola genome encodes:
- a CDS encoding XrtA/PEP-CTERM system amidotransferase — protein sequence MCGIAGIYHCGTIKPVDSRRVEAMTDALHHRGPDGSGVWVEAGVGLGHRRLSIIDIAGSPQPMHSPDGRATIVFNGEIYNFRELRRQLEQLGASFRTDGDTEVILAAWQAWGPDCLQHLDGMFAFALYDHASRQLFLARDRFGVKPLFLSELSDGSVAFASELKGLLAHPLLRREVDPLAVEDYLAWGYVPDHRSILKGVHKLPAGHFMLLEHGKGMPQPKQWWDISFAERHSGRMPEMEAELLHHLREGVESRMVADVPLGAFLSGGVDSSSVVALMSEISPDPVTTCSIGFDVASADETSYAAQVALRFGTNHHARTVSSDQFDAIDTLAGMFDEPFADASALPTWRVCQLAREHVTVALSGDGADEAMAGYRRQVFHAHEARARSLMPRLLREKVLGPLGRMYPKADWAPRPLRFKTTLLSLAGEADEGYARALATTAPEVRATLYSQDFARQLGDYHAERPLLDLMGKAPARDALDRAQYADLKFWMPGDILTKVDRTSMAVSLEAREPLLDHRLVEFAARLPRRARIKGTQGKYLLKKAMERYLPDDILFRPKQGFVTPIAEWLRGPLAGDARAIGTSATLARTGWFESSRLRDIADAHIAGRADHSRLLWQLVMLEKSLTKLGVNS from the coding sequence ATGTGCGGGATAGCAGGCATTTACCATTGCGGCACGATCAAGCCGGTCGACTCGCGCCGGGTCGAGGCCATGACCGATGCGCTGCATCACCGCGGCCCGGACGGCTCGGGTGTCTGGGTGGAGGCCGGCGTCGGGCTCGGCCATCGCCGCCTGTCCATCATCGATATCGCCGGATCGCCGCAGCCGATGCACTCGCCGGACGGGCGGGCGACCATCGTCTTCAACGGCGAAATCTACAATTTCCGCGAGTTGCGCCGTCAGCTGGAGCAGCTGGGCGCAAGTTTCCGCACGGATGGCGATACGGAGGTCATCCTTGCCGCGTGGCAGGCATGGGGCCCTGACTGCCTGCAGCACCTGGACGGCATGTTCGCCTTCGCGCTGTACGACCATGCTAGCCGCCAACTGTTCCTTGCGCGGGACCGGTTCGGCGTGAAGCCGCTGTTCCTTTCCGAGCTGTCCGATGGCAGCGTGGCCTTTGCCAGCGAGCTGAAAGGCCTGCTGGCCCATCCGCTGCTGCGCCGCGAAGTCGATCCGCTGGCTGTGGAGGACTACCTGGCGTGGGGCTACGTCCCCGATCACCGATCCATCCTGAAGGGCGTGCACAAGCTGCCAGCCGGCCATTTCATGCTGCTGGAACATGGCAAGGGCATGCCGCAGCCCAAGCAGTGGTGGGACATCAGCTTTGCCGAGCGGCATTCCGGCCGCATGCCGGAGATGGAAGCGGAGCTGCTGCATCACCTGCGCGAAGGTGTCGAAAGCCGGATGGTGGCCGATGTGCCGCTGGGCGCTTTCCTGTCGGGCGGCGTGGATAGCTCCAGCGTGGTCGCGCTGATGAGCGAGATCAGCCCCGATCCGGTGACGACCTGCTCGATCGGCTTCGACGTCGCCAGCGCGGACGAGACATCCTACGCCGCGCAGGTCGCGCTGCGCTTTGGTACGAACCATCACGCGCGCACGGTCTCTTCCGACCAGTTCGACGCCATCGATACGCTGGCCGGCATGTTCGACGAGCCTTTTGCCGATGCCAGCGCCCTGCCAACCTGGCGCGTGTGCCAGTTGGCGCGCGAGCATGTGACGGTGGCGCTTTCGGGTGACGGCGCGGACGAGGCCATGGCTGGCTATCGCCGCCAGGTCTTCCATGCGCACGAAGCGCGCGCGCGCAGCCTGATGCCGCGGCTGCTACGTGAGAAAGTGCTGGGTCCGCTTGGCCGGATGTATCCGAAAGCCGATTGGGCGCCGCGGCCGCTGCGTTTCAAGACCACGCTGCTATCGCTCGCCGGGGAAGCCGACGAAGGCTACGCCCGCGCGCTCGCCACGACCGCCCCCGAAGTGCGCGCAACACTCTATTCGCAGGACTTCGCGCGGCAATTGGGCGATTACCATGCCGAAAGGCCGCTGCTGGACCTGATGGGCAAGGCACCGGCCCGCGATGCGCTGGACCGGGCGCAATATGCGGACCTCAAGTTCTGGATGCCCGGGGACATCCTCACCAAGGTGGACCGCACCAGCATGGCGGTCAGCCTGGAAGCGCGCGAGCCTTTGCTCGACCACCGCCTCGTGGAATTTGCCGCCCGCCTGCCGCGCAGGGCGCGGATCAAGGGCACGCAGGGCAAGTACCTGCTGAAGAAGGCAATGGAGCGATACCTTCCGGACGACATACTCTTCCGGCCGAAACAGGGCTTCGTCACCCCGATTGCGGAGTGGCTTCGCGGGCCGCTGGCGGGTGATGCACGGGCCATCGGCACCAGCGCGACATTGGCGAGGACGGGCTGGTTCGAAAGCTCCAGGCTGCGCGATATTGCCGATGCGCACATCGCGGGAAGGGCGGATCATTCCCGGCTCCTGTGGCAGCTCGTCATGCTCGAAAAATCGCTGACGAAACTGGGTGTGAACAGCTAG
- the xrtA gene encoding exosortase A, producing the protein MRAVPAAMRRDFALKLPVAASVDAIPQAWRVPLLRLCLAWTGLFAFTLGDWADMAAQWWDISTYNHILLVPPIIAWLVYLRAGEMAQLVPMAWWPGLVGVAGALFVWLLGTVSGLNFASQLGSVLVLQAAALTLLGPKVSWALFFPLCYMLFLVPFGDELVPALQMVTAAIVIWLTEASGIPAVIEGVFIDTPVGLFEVAEACSGVKFLIAMIALGALVAHVCFTSWKRRALFMAMAAIIPILANGIRAWGTIYIAQSQGLEFAEGFDHIFYGWVFFAIVLVILLGAGWRFFERWPDDPYVRPQEVSASRPLTKAEALAIPGKAALMGIALMALGVLAWSQAASTRSAPMPQQIALPQVEGWDIVPYEPPVWWEPRAAGNDHRLLGRYRNADGEQVDVFYALYASQGEGREAGGFNEGALPPATPWRWSHPGPSIDGGAGAWLQAYTDNRRYAVTWYRSGDLITGSNARLKLANMLDKLALRSEPTMLLILSAQTTDATDPEAAIARFRADSGPLAAWMDGIAQSD; encoded by the coding sequence ATGCGCGCCGTGCCAGCCGCCATGCGGCGTGACTTTGCCCTGAAACTTCCCGTCGCCGCTTCGGTCGACGCCATCCCGCAGGCCTGGCGCGTGCCCTTGCTCCGGCTCTGCCTCGCGTGGACGGGGCTATTTGCCTTCACGCTGGGGGACTGGGCGGACATGGCCGCGCAGTGGTGGGACATCAGCACGTACAATCACATCCTGCTGGTCCCGCCGATCATCGCCTGGCTCGTCTACCTGCGCGCAGGCGAGATGGCGCAGCTGGTGCCAATGGCATGGTGGCCGGGCCTCGTGGGCGTGGCTGGCGCGCTGTTCGTCTGGCTACTTGGCACGGTTTCTGGCCTGAATTTCGCCAGCCAGCTTGGGTCCGTCCTTGTCTTGCAGGCGGCGGCGCTGACCTTGCTGGGTCCGAAGGTGTCCTGGGCGCTCTTCTTTCCGCTTTGCTACATGCTGTTTCTCGTCCCATTCGGTGACGAGCTGGTCCCGGCGTTGCAGATGGTGACGGCCGCCATCGTGATCTGGCTGACCGAAGCATCCGGCATCCCGGCGGTCATCGAGGGCGTCTTCATTGATACACCGGTGGGCCTGTTCGAGGTGGCAGAGGCGTGTTCGGGCGTGAAATTCCTGATCGCCATGATCGCCCTTGGCGCGCTGGTGGCGCATGTCTGCTTCACATCGTGGAAGCGCCGTGCGCTCTTCATGGCGATGGCAGCGATCATCCCCATCCTCGCCAATGGTATCCGGGCATGGGGCACGATCTACATCGCACAGTCCCAGGGGCTGGAGTTCGCCGAGGGTTTCGATCACATCTTTTATGGCTGGGTCTTCTTCGCAATCGTGCTGGTCATCCTGCTTGGCGCCGGGTGGCGGTTTTTCGAGCGGTGGCCGGACGATCCCTACGTGCGCCCGCAGGAAGTCTCAGCGTCGCGGCCGCTTACCAAGGCCGAGGCTCTTGCCATCCCCGGCAAGGCAGCACTGATGGGCATCGCGCTGATGGCGCTTGGCGTGCTGGCGTGGTCGCAGGCAGCATCGACCCGTTCTGCGCCTATGCCGCAGCAGATCGCGCTGCCGCAAGTCGAGGGATGGGACATCGTGCCGTACGAGCCGCCTGTCTGGTGGGAGCCCCGCGCGGCTGGCAACGACCATCGCCTGCTGGGCCGTTACCGCAATGCAGACGGCGAGCAAGTCGATGTGTTCTACGCGCTCTATGCCTCGCAGGGTGAGGGGCGCGAGGCTGGCGGCTTCAACGAGGGCGCTCTGCCGCCAGCCACGCCCTGGCGTTGGTCCCACCCTGGGCCGTCCATCGATGGCGGTGCGGGCGCGTGGCTGCAGGCTTACACCGACAATCGCCGCTACGCCGTGACCTGGTATCGCAGCGGTGATCTGATCACGGGCAGCAATGCGCGCCTCAAGCTCGCCAACATGCTCGACAAGCTGGCTTTGCGGTCCGAACCCACCATGCTGCTGATCCTGTCCGCGCAAACCACAGACGCGACCGATCCCGAAGCCGCCATCGCCCGCTTCCGCGCCGACAGCGGCCCGCTGGCAGCGTGGATGGACGGCATCGCGCAAAGCGACTAG
- a CDS encoding TIGR03087 family PEP-CTERM/XrtA system glycosyltransferase encodes MGGEILFLAHRMPFPPDRGDKIRSFHVLKALTRLAPVHVGTFAESADEMGYAADLARFTASQKVIRRQKPLVAAGIEALIHLEPVSVAAFRHAELSAWVEGMLAKGDIDTIYVFSGQMGQYIPASFKGRVIVDLVDVDSAKFEAYGKEKSGPVSWIEGREGRLLAREEERLAHRADMTLLVSKQEAKLLRDRMKKPDGATVEAMPNGIDSNAYSAERIAREAAMRTGRGPHLIFTGQMDYAPNVAAVKRVANRILPLIREEFPDAQFHVVGRAPTAELRALDGKGGMRVWGGVPEVKPYLAGANLALVPLEIARGVQNKVLEAMAMELPVVLTSGAATGIDAEDGVEFAVADDDTQLAERAIDLLKDRVAARTMGEAARRFVVDTMSWEASLSRLPAMLGRERNARRASRHAA; translated from the coding sequence ATGGGCGGCGAAATCCTCTTCCTGGCGCACCGCATGCCTTTTCCGCCCGACCGCGGGGACAAGATTCGGTCGTTCCATGTGCTGAAGGCGCTGACCCGCCTCGCGCCCGTCCATGTCGGCACATTTGCCGAAAGTGCGGACGAGATGGGATATGCGGCGGACCTCGCGCGCTTCACAGCATCGCAGAAGGTCATCCGCCGGCAGAAGCCGCTGGTCGCGGCGGGCATCGAAGCGCTGATCCACCTCGAGCCGGTAAGCGTGGCCGCCTTCCGGCACGCCGAACTGTCGGCCTGGGTGGAAGGCATGCTGGCCAAAGGCGACATCGACACGATCTACGTGTTCTCCGGCCAGATGGGGCAGTACATCCCGGCCAGCTTCAAGGGCCGCGTCATCGTGGACCTGGTCGACGTCGACAGTGCCAAGTTCGAGGCATACGGCAAGGAAAAGAGCGGCCCCGTCTCATGGATCGAAGGGCGCGAAGGACGCCTGCTGGCGCGCGAAGAAGAGCGCCTGGCACACCGTGCGGATATGACGTTGCTTGTCAGCAAGCAGGAAGCGAAACTGCTGCGCGATCGCATGAAAAAGCCTGACGGCGCCACTGTAGAGGCTATGCCGAACGGGATCGATTCCAACGCCTATAGCGCAGAACGCATCGCGCGCGAGGCGGCCATGCGAACGGGGCGCGGACCGCATCTGATCTTCACGGGTCAGATGGACTACGCCCCCAATGTGGCCGCGGTTAAGCGCGTCGCAAACAGGATCCTGCCGCTCATCCGTGAGGAGTTTCCGGACGCGCAGTTCCATGTCGTGGGCCGAGCGCCCACGGCGGAACTTCGTGCGCTGGATGGCAAGGGCGGCATGCGCGTGTGGGGCGGTGTTCCGGAAGTGAAACCCTATCTCGCAGGCGCAAACCTCGCACTGGTGCCGCTGGAGATTGCCCGCGGCGTGCAGAACAAGGTGCTGGAAGCCATGGCCATGGAACTTCCGGTTGTCCTGACCAGTGGTGCGGCCACCGGGATCGATGCGGAAGACGGCGTCGAATTCGCAGTGGCCGATGATGACACACAGCTGGCCGAGCGTGCCATCGACCTTTTGAAAGACCGGGTTGCGGCCCGAACGATGGGCGAAGCCGCGCGCCGTTTCGTGGTCGACACCATGTCCTGGGAAGCCTCGCTGTCGCGCCTTCCCGCAATGCTGGGGCGCGAGCGCAATGCGCGCCGTGCCAGCCGCCATGCGGCGTGA
- a CDS encoding FemAB family XrtA/PEP-CTERM system-associated protein, which yields MNAPFPLTAPCVREADLRQPDEAARIEAFVARENGNLFQRPAWLLGVEEGTGQRATGLLAEKGGEITGWLPLTEIHSPLFGRALASSGFGVGGGALSSSQRIAHDLCRAAEELAIRRSCSGVELRGGDAPSDWDVTTDSHCNFEMPLADDDEAQLLAIPRKQRAEVRKGLKTELEVRVGTSEADRAAHYAIYAESVRNLGTPVFPRALFDAMLARLDGDILTVLHGGEPVASVLSFYHDGAVMPYWGGGTFAARGLRANDRMYYELMLHARRRGCERFDFGRSKTGSGAYSFKKNWGFEPEPLSYASWTAPGAARRDVDPNSQQHAGRIALWRKLPLPVANRFGPWIARGLG from the coding sequence ATGAACGCGCCATTCCCCCTGACCGCGCCTTGTGTGCGCGAGGCCGACTTGCGCCAGCCGGACGAGGCCGCCCGGATCGAGGCATTCGTTGCGCGCGAAAACGGCAATCTGTTCCAACGTCCCGCATGGCTGCTCGGCGTCGAGGAGGGCACCGGCCAGCGCGCCACGGGCCTGCTGGCGGAAAAGGGCGGCGAGATTACGGGCTGGCTGCCGTTGACCGAGATACACTCGCCGCTGTTTGGCCGGGCGCTTGCGTCCAGCGGCTTTGGCGTGGGCGGGGGCGCGCTGTCGTCCTCACAGCGCATTGCGCACGATCTGTGCCGCGCGGCCGAGGAGCTGGCAATCCGCCGCTCCTGCTCCGGTGTCGAGCTTCGGGGCGGCGATGCTCCGTCGGACTGGGACGTGACGACGGACAGCCACTGCAATTTCGAAATGCCGCTCGCCGATGACGATGAAGCCCAGCTTCTCGCCATTCCGCGCAAGCAGCGCGCCGAGGTCCGCAAGGGACTGAAGACCGAGCTGGAGGTGCGCGTAGGCACCAGCGAGGCCGACCGAGCCGCGCATTATGCGATTTACGCCGAAAGCGTCCGCAATCTGGGCACGCCGGTTTTCCCGCGCGCGCTGTTCGACGCGATGCTGGCGCGGCTGGATGGGGACATCCTGACGGTCCTGCACGGCGGCGAGCCCGTCGCGAGTGTGCTGAGTTTCTACCACGATGGCGCAGTCATGCCCTATTGGGGCGGCGGCACCTTTGCCGCGCGGGGCCTGCGCGCCAACGACCGGATGTATTACGAGCTGATGCTGCATGCCCGGCGGCGCGGATGCGAGCGGTTCGATTTCGGACGCTCCAAGACCGGAAGCGGCGCTTACAGCTTCAAGAAGAACTGGGGCTTCGAGCCCGAGCCGCTGTCCTATGCCAGCTGGACTGCGCCCGGTGCTGCCAGGCGCGATGTCGATCCCAACAGCCAGCAGCATGCGGGCCGTATCGCGCTCTGGCGCAAGCTCCCGCTGCCCGTAGCGAACCGATTTGGCCCCTGGATCGCGCGGGGGCTCGGCTGA
- a CDS encoding XrtA system polysaccharide deacetylase yields MNAVTFDTRPNRGDDGRRDIPAAAIVNGLSVDVEDWFQVGAFEQVIEKDDWGGLTDRVDRNTRQVLDLFDAADVKATFFTLGWVAQRHGGLMREIVARGHELASHGWDHGRVFRMTREEFAGDIERARKVLEDSAGTKISGYRAPSFSIDKRTPWAYQVLAEQGYAYSSSVAPVAHDHYGWAEAPRFAFRPLPWSELVEIPVTTAMFGGKRLAAGGGGFFRVLPYAFSRWAIRQVNRSDERPAVFYFHPWEIDPGQPRVAGAPLKSRLRHYTNLDRMADKLEQLVGEFAWGRMDVLAHREAARVAAEEAQIGAETE; encoded by the coding sequence ATGAACGCGGTGACATTCGACACGCGCCCGAACCGGGGCGATGACGGCCGGAGGGACATCCCTGCGGCCGCCATCGTCAATGGGCTATCGGTCGATGTCGAGGACTGGTTCCAGGTCGGCGCGTTCGAGCAGGTCATCGAAAAGGACGATTGGGGCGGGCTTACCGACCGGGTCGACCGCAACACGCGGCAGGTGCTGGACCTGTTCGACGCCGCCGATGTGAAGGCCACGTTCTTCACGCTGGGCTGGGTGGCACAGCGCCATGGCGGCCTGATGCGCGAAATCGTCGCTCGCGGGCACGAACTGGCCAGCCATGGCTGGGACCATGGCCGCGTGTTCCGCATGACGCGCGAGGAATTCGCCGGCGATATCGAAAGGGCCCGCAAGGTGCTGGAAGACAGCGCCGGGACGAAGATCAGCGGATACCGCGCGCCCAGCTTCTCCATCGATAAGCGGACGCCCTGGGCTTACCAGGTGCTGGCGGAGCAGGGCTATGCCTATTCCAGCAGTGTCGCGCCTGTCGCGCACGATCATTACGGGTGGGCCGAGGCACCACGTTTCGCCTTTCGTCCGCTACCCTGGTCGGAATTGGTCGAGATCCCGGTCACGACCGCGATGTTCGGCGGCAAGCGTCTGGCAGCAGGCGGCGGCGGCTTCTTCCGCGTCCTGCCCTATGCCTTCAGCCGCTGGGCCATCCGCCAGGTCAACCGTTCGGACGAGCGGCCCGCCGTTTTCTATTTCCACCCGTGGGAAATCGATCCGGGCCAGCCGCGGGTCGCCGGCGCACCGCTGAAATCGCGCCTGCGCCACTACACCAATCTCGATCGCATGGCCGACAAGCTGGAGCAGCTTGTGGGTGAATTTGCCTGGGGCCGCATGGATGTGCTGGCCCACCGGGAGGCTGCGCGCGTCGCTGCCGAAGAAGCGCAGATCGGCGCCGAAACCGAATGA
- a CDS encoding XrtA/PEP-CTERM system-associated ATPase — MFDNFYGLTGKPFQLTPDPAFYFRSVTHRKALSYLGYGLAQGEGFIVITGEVGSGKSTLVAHMMGTVDPNRLTVGQIVTSKLDEEEIIHVVAQSFGLDIEGHDKASALGAIEAFLHEEAREGRRCLLVVDESQNLAVDALEELRMLSNFQLGNHPLLQTLLLGQPEFRQTLQEHEGLEQLRQRVIAAHHLEAMEKGEIEPYIIHRLEKVGWDGNPAFDQRVFAEMYEASGGIPRRVNQIANRLLLLGAVEERKRIDSAMLKAVLEEMGTEKAFPEAAPAPMAKPEPVMQAPAPLNHEPRIDRKQLDEALAERDAQIAELQQAIVEMANQQDEATSDAMNTEIAALQEKLAEVEARMFEQERTIRHTLTMLIDWVEGEMDSGRAAA; from the coding sequence ATGTTCGACAATTTCTATGGCCTGACGGGCAAGCCTTTCCAGCTGACGCCGGACCCCGCGTTCTATTTCCGCAGTGTCACGCATCGCAAGGCGCTGAGCTACCTCGGCTATGGCCTGGCGCAGGGTGAGGGCTTCATCGTCATCACCGGCGAGGTGGGCAGCGGTAAATCGACGCTGGTCGCGCACATGATGGGTACGGTCGATCCCAACCGGCTGACCGTGGGCCAGATCGTCACCAGCAAGCTCGACGAGGAAGAGATCATCCACGTCGTGGCGCAGAGCTTCGGCCTGGATATCGAAGGCCATGACAAGGCCAGCGCGCTGGGCGCCATCGAAGCCTTCCTGCACGAGGAGGCACGCGAAGGCCGCCGCTGCCTGCTGGTGGTGGATGAAAGCCAGAACCTTGCTGTCGATGCGCTGGAAGAGCTGCGTATGCTCTCCAACTTCCAGCTGGGCAACCACCCGCTGCTGCAGACGCTGCTGCTGGGCCAGCCGGAATTCCGCCAGACCCTGCAGGAGCACGAAGGGCTGGAGCAGCTGCGCCAGCGCGTCATCGCGGCGCACCACCTGGAAGCGATGGAGAAGGGCGAGATCGAGCCTTACATCATCCACCGCCTCGAGAAGGTTGGTTGGGATGGCAATCCCGCTTTCGACCAGCGCGTGTTTGCCGAAATGTACGAGGCGAGCGGCGGTATTCCGCGGCGCGTCAACCAGATCGCCAACCGCCTGCTGCTGCTTGGCGCGGTGGAGGAGCGCAAGCGCATCGATTCCGCCATGCTGAAGGCCGTGCTGGAAGAGATGGGCACGGAGAAGGCTTTCCCCGAGGCGGCTCCGGCCCCGATGGCCAAGCCCGAACCGGTCATGCAGGCCCCCGCGCCGCTCAACCACGAACCGCGCATCGACCGCAAGCAGCTGGACGAGGCGCTGGCAGAGCGTGACGCCCAGATCGCCGAGCTTCAGCAGGCCATCGTGGAAATGGCCAACCAGCAGGACGAGGCAACGAGCGATGCGATGAACACCGAAATCGCCGCGCTGCAGGAGAAGCTGGCCGAGGTGGAAGCGCGCATGTTCGAGCAGGAGCGCACCATCCGCCACACGCTGACCATGCTGATCGACTGGGTCGAAGGCGAAATGGACAGCGGCCGCGCGGCTGCCTGA
- a CDS encoding AAA family ATPase, whose product MTEHSKIPLPEDEDGKAKPATLLERAEAMFGLGDFAPAPMPEKLAKAPAKRGARKKPAAKPAPEAIEPAVEAPKPAVQPAPEPAPVAEPAPAPEPVAKPAELEKAPEPVLEPVTFSAKRHKIDRAHLRKNGLILPEGPVTALLEEFRIVKRQVLLASKEARKAGRAGAQRVLVCSPLPNEGKTFTSANLALAMAAEKDSEVILVDADFAKPSIVSTFGLKEGPGLMDVLSDKSLRVEDCVQGTDVPGLFILPAGNRTNSDSEFLSSDRTAEVLDRLTQGAPRRIVIFDSPPALAASPAAELAKYVAQALVVVRADETGQSSLEDAIALLGSDVSGGPDIKLVLNAANFSPSGRRFGSYYGYGE is encoded by the coding sequence ATGACCGAACACAGCAAGATTCCGCTGCCGGAAGATGAAGACGGCAAGGCCAAGCCTGCAACGCTGCTGGAACGCGCGGAGGCGATGTTCGGCCTTGGCGATTTCGCGCCCGCGCCGATGCCTGAAAAGCTGGCCAAGGCCCCCGCAAAGCGTGGTGCCAGGAAGAAGCCTGCCGCCAAGCCTGCGCCGGAAGCCATCGAACCAGCCGTGGAAGCGCCAAAGCCTGCAGTACAGCCCGCTCCCGAGCCAGCCCCGGTTGCTGAGCCCGCTCCCGCTCCCGAACCGGTGGCCAAGCCCGCCGAGCTGGAAAAGGCGCCCGAGCCGGTGCTCGAGCCAGTCACATTCTCCGCCAAGCGCCACAAGATCGACCGCGCGCACCTGCGCAAGAACGGCCTGATCCTGCCGGAAGGCCCAGTCACCGCGCTGCTGGAAGAATTCCGCATCGTGAAGCGCCAGGTCCTGCTCGCCTCCAAGGAGGCCCGCAAAGCCGGCCGTGCCGGCGCACAGCGCGTGCTGGTGTGCAGCCCGCTGCCGAATGAAGGCAAGACGTTCACCTCGGCCAACCTCGCCCTGGCGATGGCGGCGGAAAAGGACAGCGAAGTCATCCTGGTGGATGCCGATTTCGCCAAGCCCTCCATCGTCTCGACTTTCGGCCTGAAGGAAGGGCCGGGCCTGATGGACGTCCTGTCCGACAAATCGCTGCGCGTGGAAGACTGCGTGCAGGGGACGGACGTCCCCGGCCTTTTCATCCTCCCGGCCGGCAACCGCACCAATTCGGACAGCGAATTCCTGTCCAGCGACCGGACGGCAGAAGTGCTGGACCGCCTGACGCAGGGTGCGCCGCGCCGCATCGTCATTTTCGACAGCCCGCCCGCACTGGCTGCCAGCCCGGCAGCGGAACTGGCGAAGTATGTCGCGCAGGCGCTGGTCGTCGTGCGCGCGGACGAGACGGGCCAGAGCTCGCTTGAAGACGCAATCGCGCTGCTTGGCAGCGACGTGTCGGGCGGTCCCGACATCAAACTGGTCCTCAATGCCGCCAATTTCAGCCCCAGCGGCCGGCGGTTCGGATCCTATTACGGGTACGGGGAGTAA
- a CDS encoding XrtA system polysaccharide chain length determinant, with amino-acid sequence MKEILEEARAALWTVWNRKWLALAVAWGICLAGWLVVALIPNSYESEARIFVQLDDVLAEQIGLGAGSREKDLERVRQTLTSAVNLEKVVRSTRLGDTITTPAEMEKAVEDLGEDILITAEGENLFIIKAKSGQGDLSDAENAQLAQDIALKMIDIFREENLGGARGEMRSSIDFLDQQLAERQKQLEEAEQRRLAFESEHPELIGGASAISSRLSNTRAELRSAEADLAAATSSLAAIEGQIASTPRALQGQGGTSAALQQAEANVAGLRARGLTDSHPDMIAAERQVANLRQQQSSNGNAGMVPNPAYSALMSIRAERLASVQSLRSRVAALRAEIAQVSADQAMEPGVAAEAQRISRDYEVLREQYDKLLQDREELRLRGQVETERSAIKFEVVDPPSTPRVPAAPNRPLLLFGVLFVGLAAGAGTAWALGKVNSTFATANKLEDTFDLPVIGTISNNLTDAAKKLRAKRTKQFAGGAAALVAMFVVLVGLEFVQRGMIA; translated from the coding sequence TTGAAGGAGATCCTTGAAGAAGCACGGGCGGCCCTGTGGACCGTCTGGAATCGCAAGTGGCTGGCGCTGGCCGTCGCGTGGGGCATCTGCCTTGCGGGCTGGCTGGTGGTCGCCCTGATTCCCAATTCCTACGAGTCCGAAGCGCGTATCTTCGTGCAGCTGGATGACGTGCTGGCCGAACAGATCGGCCTTGGCGCGGGCAGCCGCGAGAAGGACCTTGAGCGCGTCCGCCAGACGCTGACCAGCGCCGTGAACCTTGAAAAGGTCGTGCGATCCACCCGCCTGGGCGACACGATCACGACGCCCGCCGAAATGGAAAAGGCAGTCGAAGACCTCGGCGAGGACATCCTGATTACTGCCGAGGGTGAGAACCTCTTCATCATCAAGGCCAAGAGCGGCCAGGGCGACCTGTCCGACGCCGAGAATGCGCAGCTTGCGCAGGACATTGCGCTCAAGATGATCGACATCTTCCGCGAGGAGAACCTTGGCGGCGCGCGCGGTGAAATGCGCAGCTCCATCGATTTCCTCGACCAGCAGCTGGCCGAGCGCCAGAAGCAGCTGGAAGAGGCCGAACAACGCCGCCTGGCCTTCGAATCCGAACATCCCGAACTGATTGGCGGCGCGAGTGCCATCTCCAGCCGTCTTTCCAACACGCGCGCCGAATTGCGCAGTGCAGAAGCGGACCTCGCCGCTGCCACGTCCTCGCTGGCTGCCATCGAAGGGCAGATCGCCAGCACGCCGCGTGCATTGCAGGGGCAGGGCGGCACCAGCGCTGCGCTGCAGCAGGCGGAAGCCAATGTGGCAGGCCTGCGCGCTCGTGGCCTGACGGACAGCCATCCTGATATGATCGCTGCCGAGCGGCAGGTCGCGAACCTGCGCCAGCAGCAATCGTCCAATGGCAATGCGGGCATGGTGCCAAACCCTGCCTATTCCGCGTTGATGTCCATCCGGGCAGAGCGCCTTGCCAGCGTGCAGTCCCTGCGCAGCCGCGTTGCGGCCCTGCGTGCGGAAATCGCTCAGGTTAGCGCCGACCAGGCCATGGAACCGGGCGTCGCCGCCGAGGCCCAGCGCATCAGCCGCGATTACGAGGTGCTGCGCGAGCAGTATGACAAGTTGCTGCAGGACCGCGAGGAACTGCGCCTGCGTGGCCAGGTGGAAACCGAACGCAGCGCCATCAAGTTCGAAGTGGTCGATCCGCCCAGCACGCCGCGCGTGCCGGCTGCGCCCAACCGTCCGCTCCTGCTTTTCGGTGTCCTGTTCGTCGGCCTTGCTGCCGGAGCGGGCACGGCCTGGGCGCTTGGCAAGGTGAACTCCACCTTCGCCACCGCCAACAAGCTGGAAGACACATTCGACCTGCCGGTAATCGGCACGATTTCGAACAATCTCACGGATGCGGCGAAGAAGCTGCGGGCCAAGCGGACCAAGCAGTTCGCAGGCGGCGCGGCGGCACTTGTTGCCATGTTCGTGGTGCTGGTTGGCCTGGAATTCGTCCAGCGCGGCATGATTGCCTGA